The Streptomyces sp. HUAS MG91 sequence GACGGTGCAGCCAGCGCTCGGCCCTGGTGATGTTCCGGTCGGCGCGCGGCATGACCCACGGCGGCGTCCGCTGGAAGAGGGTGAGCCTCCCGACCTCCTTCTGGACGGCGGGCACGATCTGGATCGCGGACGCGCCTGTCCCGATCATCGCGACGCGCTTGCCGCGCAGGTCGTAGTCGTGGTCCCAGCGCGCGGAGTGGAAGACCTTGCCGGGGAAGGTGTCGAATCCCTTGATGTCCGGGATCTTCGGGTCGGACAGCGGCCCGGTCGCGGAGACGACGACATCGGCGGTGAGCGTCCCGCTCGCGGTGTCGAGCTCCCACCACAGCTTCTCGCTGTCCCAGCGTGCCTGCTTCACCTCGGAGTCGAAGCGGATGTGCGGGCGCAGCCGGAAGGTGTCGGCGACCCCTTCCAGGTACTCCTGGATGCGCTCCTGCCCGGAGAACGTCCGCGGCCAGTCCGGGTTCGGGGCGAACGAGAACGAGTACAGGTGCGACGGCACGTCACAGGCGCAGCCCGGGTAACTGTTGTCCCGCCAGGTGCCGCCCACCGTGCCGGCCCGCTCCAGGACCACGAAGTCGGTGATGCCCTCGCGGCGCAGTCTGACCGCCGCGCCGAGCCCGCCGAACCCGGATCCGATCACCGCCACCCGTACGTGTTCATGCTCGGTCATCCCGGCGCCTCCCTGGCCGTGCGACTCTGCCAGTGAACACTGGCACAGTCAGGAGCGTAGAGCAGGGCCCTACCGAGCGGTAGGGGTAGGGACGAGGAAAGTTACCGGCGGTACAACATAGGCTCGTGCCGTGCCCACAGAAGCGACGGAACCCAGCGAGCAGCGCGAGTACCGCATGGAGGAACTGGCCAGGGCGGCCGGCATCACGGTGCGCACCGTGCGCTTCTACCGCGAGCGCGGCCTCATCAAGCCCCCGCGCCGCGAGGGCCGGATCGCCTGGTACGACGACACGCACCTGGCCCGCCTGCACACGATCGCCCAGCTCCTGGAGCGCGGCCACACCCTCAACGGCATCGCCGAACTCTCCGAGGCCTTCGACCGCGGCCGCGACGTCGCCGAACTCCTCGGCATCGGCTCACCCACCGAGGAGATCCCGGTCCGCCTGACCGCCACCGAACTCGCCGACCACTTCGCCGGGGACGTCACCCCGGAGAACCTCCAGGCGGCCCTGGACCTCGGCTACCTCGGCACCGACGGCGAGGAGATCGTCCACATCAGCCGCCGCCTGCTCGACGTCTCGGCGGCCCTGGTCCGCGAGGGCATCCCGCTCGCCGAGGTCCTGGCGGCGGCCCGCACGGTCCGCGACCACGCGGACGCCCTGGCGACCCTCTTCCACGAGCTGATCCTCGCCCACGGCGACGAAAAGGACGTCCAACGCCTGCGCCCACTCGCCAAGTCGGTGGTGGAGGCAGAACTCTCGATGGCCCTGGACCGCCGCCTCAGCCCGCCGGCACGCGACATCACCTGATCGAGGTAATGCCGCTCAAACATGCCCGAATTCGGTTTCACCTGCCGAGAGTTGGACCAGAGACAAGACCCCGGCGACTGTCCTACCAGCCCCGGGGCGTGGCCGACACTTCTGGGAGTGCCAGCATGCCCAAGCGTAGTCATACCGAGCCCGGGCGCGCGCTCGGCGTCGTACGGCTCAGCAACGTCACCAAGGTGACAACCTCACCCGGCAGGCAGCGTGCGACAGTCCAGTACCTCGCCGAACAGGCGGGGTTCACGCTGATCGGCGAGGCCGTCGACCTCGGCGTCTCCGCACGCGCGACGTCCCCCTTCGACCGCCCCGCTCTGGGACCGTGGCTCCGCCGCCCCGGCAGCTACGAAGCCGTCGTCTGGTCGCACGTGGACCGCGCCGTGCGGTCGGTCGGGCACATGTCCGATCTGATCGCCTGGGGGTGTGCGCAAGCCGTCACCCTCGTCTTCGGAGTTCCCGGGGAGAGCGGACCACTGATCGTCAGTCCCGAGGCCGGAGGCGC is a genomic window containing:
- a CDS encoding MerR family transcriptional regulator, encoding MEELARAAGITVRTVRFYRERGLIKPPRREGRIAWYDDTHLARLHTIAQLLERGHTLNGIAELSEAFDRGRDVAELLGIGSPTEEIPVRLTATELADHFAGDVTPENLQAALDLGYLGTDGEEIVHISRRLLDVSAALVREGIPLAEVLAAARTVRDHADALATLFHELILAHGDEKDVQRLRPLAKSVVEAELSMALDRRLSPPARDIT